In Polaribacter pacificus, the genomic window TCAGTACCAGTGTGGGGGATCTCCCTCTCAGGACCCCTACCTATCGCTGTCTTGGTGAGCCGTTACCTCACCAACTAACTAATAGGACGCATAGCCATCTTATACCAATAAATCTTTCATTAATCTATGATGCCATAAACTAATAATATGAGGCATTAATCTTCATTTCTAAAGGCTATTCCTCAGTATAAGGTAGGTTCTATACGCGTTACGCACCCGTGCGCCGGTCGTCAGCGGAAAAGCAAGCTTTTCCCTGTTACCCCTCGACTTGCATGTGTTAAGCCTGCCGCTAGCGTTCATCCTGAGCCAGGATCAAACTCTTCATCGTATATTTTTAATAATTTGGATGATTTCGTTTCAAAAGAATTATGGTTCGAAAACCATGTAATCTTACTCTTTGTTTTACGCTGTCAATTTCAATATTTTCAATGAACTTCTTAATCAAGCCAACACAGCTTTTAAACTCTGCCTTTTTAACTAATCATTTGTAGAATTGTTAGACTCGAACTAACCGATTTTTACTCCTTAAAAACCCTTCCAAAAATTCCTGAACTTCGCTTGTGTCTCAAAGCGGGTGCAAATGTATAAACTCTTTTTGAACTACAAAAACTTTTTTGAAAGTTTTTTAAAAAAAATTTATCCCGATATTTTTCTGTGAACTGCCCCGTAATAACGGACGGCAAAGATACTAACTTTTTTAATTAAATAACAAAAAAAATAAAACTTTTTTTTAATCTTTTTTCCTAATCAAATCAATACCTAATCCTCAATGAACATCACCTAAACTAAACCATTTTTTAGCCCTTAGCGGCTGCAAATATACACCCCATTTTCAATCCCACAACCTTTTTCTTAACCTTTTTTTTACACAACTATTTAAATGCCTAATCCAAAACAACTTACACTCAAAACTTTTTTTTAAACCAAACAAAACAAAAGCTAATTTGAACGCCTTTCCTGCTTTTTCTTAGCTTTAGCAAACATCAGCTTATAGGTTTCCACGTCAATTTTCCCATCCCTTTCTTGGTAAATTTTATTAAAATCAAAGGTAATGCGGGGTTTTTGCTCTACCAGAAGCTCATCTGTGAATGCTCTTTGTAAGATTTCTTCAATTAAAAAATCTTCATTTTCGTGTTCTGGGTCATATTCTGTTTTTAAAGAAAGGCTAAAAAGATTGGCTGTGGTATTATACCAAAAGGCGTTCCAACCACTTCGGAACTCACGTATTTGATCAAAAACAGTTAAACCAGTCTGCCGATAAATTAACTTTATTAAGATTCGCCCTTCAGTTTTGGTCATTTTTTTTAACTGATCCGTAAATTCTCCTTCTAAATATCGTTGAATAATTTTGGTATACCTCTTCTTATCTCTATTACTTTCTATTTTTGCCAATCGTCCAGAGAGCGTATCCATTCTTTTTACTGCTAAGATTGCATACGGATATGCTTTAAAAACTTTTTTTCGAAACCAGTAATAATAATGTACATCTTCTTGCGCTTCAAATTTTCGTTTGGACAATAGCACTACCTCTTTTAATTTAATAGTGGTTGTATCAGTTATAACAAGGTATTGCTTAGACAAAGGAATACTGTCTTTTTTCTGTGCGAAAAAAGTGCAGCTGCACAACAATAATAATAAAGTCACTAATCCTTTCAAAATGGTCTTGTTTTTTGAGGGTGTAAATATACTTTAAATTTGAATGCTGCAAAAAGAGCACCAAAGTCTATCAGAACAGAATCAAACATAAAAAAGCCTCACAAATAGTGAGGCTTACTAAGTAATGTACACTTAGAGCTTTCTTCTGTTATCTTGTGAGGATGTATCGATCAACTTATTATAAGGATCTACACCTACTTCAGTTGGCTTTTTATCTACGATAATCGTTAAGGTATTGTGAATGTTTGTAATCTTATGCTTTTTTAGGTATAAAACCACTTCTTTCTTTGCGCCATCTACTTCTTCTTCTGTAAAGATTCCGATATCAATATAATCAGCTAAAGGAACAGATAGTACAGGTCTCTTTAAATTCTTAGAAGTGTAGGTTAAGGTATCCCCTACTTGCTCTCCATAATAGCGTCTTCCTTGATCGTTGTTTCTATATTTACTTACCAGGAATTCTATATCAACCTGATATTTGCCATTTGGCAAGGCTGTAGAAGTGACATTGGTCACACTATTTTTATACAAAGTAATGGTTTCAAACATGTCTTTAATAATATAGCGCAAAGAATCTGGTGTGACTGCTTTAATATGATTGACCAAATCTATGGAAGTTGTATATGGAGGTTCCTGAAACTTAACTTTCTCTACATAGGTTTTTAAAGCAGCATTTAAAGTAGCTTCTCCTATATAATCACTCAAGGCATAAAACACCAAGGATCCTTTTTGGTAACGAATATAACCTTGTCCATCATTATACATTAGAGCATTTTCTCTTTTAACTTCAAAAGTTCGTTGCGTTAAATAGTCATCTAATGATTTTTTCAAGAATTTTCGCATCTTTTCTTTTCCATGTTGATGCTCTAAAACCTTTAAAGCAACATATTCTGACAAGCTTTCAGAAAGCATGGTTGAACCCAAGACATCTGCTCCTATTACTTGATGTGCCCACCATTGATGCGCAACCTCATGAACCGTAATAGCAAAAGGATAATCTACTCCGCCTTCATCCGAGTCATCTACATCAGCAATAAAACCAGCGTCTTCGGCATAAGGAATGGTGTTAGGGAAAGATTGAGCAAAACCTCCTCTTGGAAATTCAATAATCCGCAGCTGCTTGTGTTGATAAGGACTAAAGTTCTCAGAATTGTAAGCCAGAGAAGCTTTCATACCTTTAATCATGCGCTCTAAGTTAAATTCATGACCTTTTCGATAGTAGATTTCTAAACTCACATCCTTCCATTGATCTTTAACCACTTCGTAGCGGGCAGAGTTAAAGGCATAAAAATTAAGAATTTTACTATCCATTTTATAATGAAAGTATCTTCTATCTCCATCTGTCCATTCTTTTTGCAGATACCCTGGGGCAATTGCAACTTGATCTTTAGAGGTACTAACAGTCGCCTCAAAATCTATCCAATCTGAATCCTTAGAAATATAAGTGTTGCCCAAGGCTGTTGAATCAGATGGTTTTGGTTTTAACGAATTTTCAGGTAGCTTGTATTTTTTTCTTGCCTCATTATCTGTTAACTCATTTGAATCACTATACCCAAGGGTAGGAAAAAGACTAAAATTATTAATAAAAGTACCATTCTCAATTACAGGAGAGTTAGTTCTCAGAAACGAATTTGGCTTGTTTTTAACTGTGGTCACAAGTTCTAAGATTTCACCAGGAAGCAGACTTGTTTTAAGTTTATACATATCAAAATGCATTATCGAATCTTCTAAGACCAGATCAACTTCTTTGTTAAAAGTAAAGGTAGAAGGATATCCATTGTGATTTACAAATACGGTATCAATCTTCTCCTGAGTTTTATTGACCATCGTATACCTTGCGCTCGCCTCAAAATTTAGCTGCTTTGGATAGATATCCATTGTTGCTTTGACGGCTACAATTCTAGGTTGTGCATAATCCTCATACTTCTTATACTTCTTCTCCCAATCAACACGTTGTTGTTCTCGCTCTTTAGAAGTAAAACTTTTGTTGTCTATGTTGTTCTCTTTATAAATGGTGAATCCCAATGCCAAAAAACCAATCAGAAACACAAAAAGAGTGAATACCAATCGACCTTTAAATCTTTGATTTGCCAGTTTAATTCGTTCTTTAAAAGAATTTGGAATACCACGAACCCAAAACAAGTTTGCAAAAATCAACAGCATCAAACCACAGAGCAACCAATATACTTTATGAATCATATAGCTATTAAACGAAATACCATAACCGTTCATGTCAGAATATGAAAAGCCAGGAGCTTGATTAAATTTAAAAACTGCTTGCTCTATACCGATCATACTTAAAAAAGGGATGGCAATAGAAATAACCAGCAAAACAAACAAACCTAAATAAGGATTCTTCATTAAGGTTTGAATAAAAAGCGATAACAGGGCCCAAACGACAAAACTGATAAAGTTTAAGACATAAAGCTCATAAAGGTAATGACCAATCTCAAAATTGTAATAGCCTTTGTAAATCTGTACAGACATCCCTCCTATCATAATTACCAACAACAAAACCATCTGCATTTTTAACAAGGCGATAAACTTAGACCCTAAAAGCGTCCAATTTGGAATGGGGGTGACATCTATTAAATGATTGGCTCTAGCAATCCCTGCTCTATGAATAAGCATCCCTGCATATAAAAAGGTAAGAATATTAATAAACAAAGCAAAACTATTTCCGGGCACTAGCAACATTTGCCAGGTTACCGGATAGGTATTGGTTCCAAAAACTTCGCCAATCACACTTGCTGTTAAAACAATAAAAATAAAGCCTACCAAAACGATGCTGATAAATGGCCAACTTGTAATAATGTATTTAAAATCCAAATTAGACAACCTCCACATTGTTTTTAGATGCTGCTTAGGAGAATAATCAAACTTAACTGTAGGCAACTTAATTCTTGTGATCCCTCCAAAATTTGATTTTGTAGAGCGTTCTGCGGATTTCTTTCTAAAAGAAAAACTAAAAGCATTCTGACTAAATGAAAAATAACGATACACCAAACCAAAAATCAGTATAGAAATACCCATCCACAAAAGCCTGTTGTATATAATTACTCCCTTAAAAGGCAAAAAGAGTTCGTTTTGTTCTGCAACTGTCCAATAGCGAGTATAGTAATTTGAAGCAGCAGCACCAAAAGGATCTAATAAAGCAGCAACAAAACGATTATCTGGATCAGAAAGCACACCTTCTACGATTCCTTGAACAAGCATTAATAAAATGACTGTAATAAATCCTGCTGCTATATTTCTGGTAAAAGTGACAACTCCAAAGACAATAGCTCCATACAACAAAACATTAGGTATAATATATATAATGTACGCATGTGCATAGGCAGAAAAAGCAAATGGAGAGACCAAGTCTGCATTTGTCCCAGGAAATCGAAACCCGAGAAACATACCCAACCCAATTATGAATACAATTACAAGAACCACCGTAATGGCGCTTAAAAATTTAGCAAACAAATAATCAGTCTTTGTAAATGGATAGGAATACAAGATAGAATGCATCTCACTTTTATAATCTCTATAAACAGACACTCCAATAATAGAAGGAAACAAAAAGAAAATAAGTACCGTCAAAGAATTAAACAAATTGTTTATCCCAATAGGTGAGTTGACAATAGACGATGAACTTGTAGTTGTGGTAAATGAATCAAAAACACCTGCGGTAGATGCGGCAATAAATAAAGCTAGTAAGAAAAATATTACCGCATAAATATAAAAGGCTGGTCTTTTAAACCAATAGTTTAACTCTTGTTTGTATATCGTAAAAAACATAATAATTGTTTAAAGGTGAAAAGATAAAGTACTGTTGCGCATTTAAGAAACAGCGACAAACTCATCTTGTTTTAAAGCGATAAAATAGACATCATCCAACTGTGGCTTGGCCAAAACAAAATCTTCAGAAGGTTGCTGCTCAGCATACACTCGAATATTTAAACTATTATCTTGATTGTAATTAGACGACAGTACATTGTACTGCTTTTCCATTGCTTCTAGATCATCTCTATCGATGCTTCTGGTCCAAATACTCCCTTCAATTTCTTTAGCAGCATCCTGGGGTGTGGTATGCTTTAGTATTTTTCCACCGTTTAAAATAGCCATCTCATTACACAGCTCTTTAACATCTTCTACAATATGTGTAGAGAAAATAACGGTACAATTGGTACCTACTTCGCGGAGCACATTTAAAAAACGGTGCCGCTCTGCAGGATCCAATCCCGCTGTCGGCTCATCAACAATAATTAGTTTGGGATTATTTAGCAGCAATTGCGCGATCCCAAAACGTTGTTTCATCCCTCCAGAGTAACCTGCAACATGTTTTTTTCGGACTTCATATAAATTTGTAATCTCCAAAACTTCTTTCACTAATTTTACCCGATCCGATTTTAAACTCACTCCTTTTAAAGTGGCAAAATAATCCAACAAATCTTCTGCAGACATCTTTGGATAAACCCCAAAAGACTGTGGCAAATACCCCAACAACTTCCTTAATGACATCGGGTCTTCTAAGACATTGATATCACCAAAATGAATGCTTCCAGAATCTGGACTTTGCAAAGTAGCTATAGTCCTCATTAACGATGACTTTCCGGCTCCATTTGGCCCTAAAAGTCCAAACATTCCAGTGCCTATTTCAATACTTAAATTGTCTATGGCCTTTACCCCATTTTTATAGGTCTTGGTAAGGTTTTGTATACGAAGTTTCATGATAGGTTGGTTTAAAGTTTGTGTTGATTAATTTATTGGTATCAATATAAGGACTTTTGTTACAAAAAGAAAAAATTAGCATCAAAGTATTCTTTTAAAAAAAAGAAAACGATTATTTTTACAAAAAAAGAAACAGATGTCAAAAAAATCAATATTAAATAAAAAGTCACTTAATTTTTTAGAAAGTTATTTGAACAATGCAGCCCCTACGGGTTATGAATGGGAAGGTCAAAAAATTTGGATGAAGTATCTAGAACCTTATGTTGATGAGTTTATTACTGATACTTACGGAACTGCTGTAGGAGTTATCAATCCAGATGCTCCTTATAAAGTTGTGATCGAAGGACATGCTGATGAGATTTCTTGGTATGTTAATTACATCTCTGATAACGGTCTAATTTACGTAATTAGAAACGGTGGGTCTGACCATCAAATTGCACCGAGTAAGGTGGTTAATATCCATACCAAAAAAGGAATCGTAAAAGGGGTCTTTGGTTGGCCAGCAATCCACACGCGCTTAAAAGGAAAAGAAGAAGCTCCAACACCAGAAAACATTTTTATCGATTGTGGTTGTACGACAAAAGAAGAAGTAGAAAAGCTTGGAGTACATGTTGGTTGTGTTATTACCTATCCAGATGAATTTCATATTTTAAATGGCGATAAATTTGTTTGTAGAGCATTAGACAATAGAATGGGTGGTTTTATGATTGCAGAAGTTGCAAGATTATTACATGAAAACAAAAAGAAACTGCCTTTTGGTTTATACGTTACCAACTCTGTTCAAGAAGAAATTGGTCTTAGAGGTGCTGAGATGATTACGCATCGCATTCAGCCTAATGTGGCGATTGTTACTGATGTAACCCATGACACCACCACACCAATGATTGACAAAAAGAAAGAAGGTCATATAGAAATGGGCAAAGGTCCAGTAATTGCTTTTGCACCTGCTGTTCAGCAAAAACTTAGAGATCTTATTACCGATACAGCAGAAAGCAATAAAATTCCGTTCCAACGCTCTGCCTTATCTAGAGCTACAGGTACAGATACAGATGCATTTGCATACAGCAATGGAGGTGTTGCATCTGCGTTAATTTCTTTGCCTTTGCGTTATATGCACACCACAGTAGAAATGGTTCATAGAGAAGATGTTGAAAACGTGATAAAAATGATTTATGAATCTTTATTAAAAATAGAAGAAGGGGAAACGTTTTCTTATTTTAAATAAAATGAAACTACAAGAACAAAGAAGTCAATTTGAGATTCCTTCTGAGGTATCCTATTTAAACATCGCTAGCCTTTCTCCGTCTTTTAAGACGGTAGAAAAGGCTGGTTTAGATGCCGTAAAAGAAAAAAGCCAACCCTTTTTAATTCCAAGTTTAGCTTATTTTGATCCTGTAAAAGAACTAAAACAACTTTTTGCAAATCTTATCCAAGCTCCAGATCTTAATAGAATTGCCCCTATTCCTTCTGTTTCATACGGGATGGCCACTGTAGCAAATAATATTAAACTCAAAAAAGGAGATGAAATTCTGTTGATAGAAGAACAGTTCCCTAGCAACTATTATGTATGGGAAAAATTGGCTCAAAAATTTGAAGCTCAAATTACCATCATACCAAAACCTAAACAAAATAAAGATTTCGGAAAACTTTGGAATGAAGCAATTTTAAATGCAATTAGTGATAAAACTGCCCTAATTGCTTTGGGAAACATTCATTGGGTACACGGAACCATTTTTGATTTAAAAGCGATTCGTAAAAAAACCAAAGCACACAAAGCACTCTTAATTGTTGATGGAAGTCAATCTGTAGGCGCACTTCCTTTTTCTGTTTTAGAAATTGATCCTGACGCATTAATTTGCGCAGGCTACAAATGGCTGTTTGGTCCATATGGCTGTGCCTATGCCTATTTTGGTTCTTATTTTGATGAAGGACAACCCATAGAAGAAAATTGGTCCAATCGTTTGGATAGTGAAAACTTAAGCGGACTAACCAATTATCAATCCAAGTACAAACCATTAGCCAATAGATATGCTGTTGGTGAGCACGCTAGTTTTATCTACGTAAAAATGCAAATTGCAGCGCTAAAACAACTCATCGCATGGTCCCCAAAGTCCATTCAAGAATACTGTGCTAGTATTACCCTCGATGCGGTAAAAGAACTACAAGAAGCTGGGTTCTATATAGCTGAAAGCGAACAAAGAGCACAGCATTTGTTTGGTGTAGAATTACCAGAAAGGCTAAATCAAACTGCCTTAAAAGAAAGACTAGCAGAAGAAAACATCTATGTTTCTTTTCGCGGAAACTCTTTGCGAATTTCTTGCCATCTCTTTAACACAAAAGAAGATCTTAAAAAATTAAGCACCTGTTTAATAGCAGCTCTAGACTAACCTATTTTGGATGAGCTCTTAGACATACTTACTCCTGAAGGACAATTGACAGGTAAAACTTGTTTAAAATCTGAAGCACATCAAAAAGGGTATTATCATCAAACAGTTCATGCTTGGTTTTATACAACACACAGAAAAGTACTATTGCAAAAAAGAGCCTCCATTAAACAAGTATTCCCAAATTTGTGGGATGTTTCTGTTGCAGGCCATATTGGTGCTGGTGAACCTATTCTATCAGCAGCTGCTAGAGAAGTAAAAGAAGAGATTGGCTTGACGGTTCCTAAAACTGATTTTGTCCAGGTTGGTTTGCGCAAGGATGAAATTATCCATCCAAATGGGATCTTAGACAATGAGTTTAAGCATATTTTTCTCTGCAAATTAACTAAGGAAGTATCAGAGTTAACAATGCAAATTGGAGAAGTTGATGATTTACAATTGTTTGATCTTGCTATACTAAAAAACACCACAAAACACGGTAGTTTTATGGTGCCTAATTTTAAAAATTACTACGATTTTATCTATGATAAAATTACTGCAGCGCTGTAGGTTTCTCAAAAAATGAAGCTTGTACTTCTTCGTTGCTAATTTTTGGCTCTATAAATTCAGTTGCAGCTCCTCTAGGTTTGGTAGGAACTCCATTAGCGTCTTGTTGATACCAAGTAATTGATTTAGGCAATAACAAATCACCTACTTTATGCCAATCATTGTAACGAATGATGCTAAATTTTTCTGAAGGAGCTTTAGAGTTGAAGGTAACCGTATAAGCCAACCATTCCATCTGATGCGTATCTTTATTGTAATAAATCATATAATTATCATCTGGAGAAGATCCTACATTAGCACCGTAAGAAATCTTATATCCAGGATAGTGATTGCCTTCAAAAACTAAATCTTCAGTTTTTTCATAGTGAATCCCATCA contains:
- a CDS encoding DUF4294 domain-containing protein → MKGLVTLLLLLCSCTFFAQKKDSIPLSKQYLVITDTTTIKLKEVVLLSKRKFEAQEDVHYYYWFRKKVFKAYPYAILAVKRMDTLSGRLAKIESNRDKKRYTKIIQRYLEGEFTDQLKKMTKTEGRILIKLIYRQTGLTVFDQIREFRSGWNAFWYNTTANLFSLSLKTEYDPEHENEDFLIEEILQRAFTDELLVEQKPRITFDFNKIYQERDGKIDVETYKLMFAKAKKKQERRSN
- a CDS encoding ABC transporter permease/M1 family aminopeptidase is translated as MFFTIYKQELNYWFKRPAFYIYAVIFFLLALFIAASTAGVFDSFTTTTSSSSIVNSPIGINNLFNSLTVLIFFLFPSIIGVSVYRDYKSEMHSILYSYPFTKTDYLFAKFLSAITVVLVIVFIIGLGMFLGFRFPGTNADLVSPFAFSAYAHAYIIYIIPNVLLYGAIVFGVVTFTRNIAAGFITVILLMLVQGIVEGVLSDPDNRFVAALLDPFGAAASNYYTRYWTVAEQNELFLPFKGVIIYNRLLWMGISILIFGLVYRYFSFSQNAFSFSFRKKSAERSTKSNFGGITRIKLPTVKFDYSPKQHLKTMWRLSNLDFKYIITSWPFISIVLVGFIFIVLTASVIGEVFGTNTYPVTWQMLLVPGNSFALFINILTFLYAGMLIHRAGIARANHLIDVTPIPNWTLLGSKFIALLKMQMVLLLVIMIGGMSVQIYKGYYNFEIGHYLYELYVLNFISFVVWALLSLFIQTLMKNPYLGLFVLLVISIAIPFLSMIGIEQAVFKFNQAPGFSYSDMNGYGISFNSYMIHKVYWLLCGLMLLIFANLFWVRGIPNSFKERIKLANQRFKGRLVFTLFVFLIGFLALGFTIYKENNIDNKSFTSKEREQQRVDWEKKYKKYEDYAQPRIVAVKATMDIYPKQLNFEASARYTMVNKTQEKIDTVFVNHNGYPSTFTFNKEVDLVLEDSIMHFDMYKLKTSLLPGEILELVTTVKNKPNSFLRTNSPVIENGTFINNFSLFPTLGYSDSNELTDNEARKKYKLPENSLKPKPSDSTALGNTYISKDSDWIDFEATVSTSKDQVAIAPGYLQKEWTDGDRRYFHYKMDSKILNFYAFNSARYEVVKDQWKDVSLEIYYRKGHEFNLERMIKGMKASLAYNSENFSPYQHKQLRIIEFPRGGFAQSFPNTIPYAEDAGFIADVDDSDEGGVDYPFAITVHEVAHQWWAHQVIGADVLGSTMLSESLSEYVALKVLEHQHGKEKMRKFLKKSLDDYLTQRTFEVKRENALMYNDGQGYIRYQKGSLVFYALSDYIGEATLNAALKTYVEKVKFQEPPYTTSIDLVNHIKAVTPDSLRYIIKDMFETITLYKNSVTNVTSTALPNGKYQVDIEFLVSKYRNNDQGRRYYGEQVGDTLTYTSKNLKRPVLSVPLADYIDIGIFTEEEVDGAKKEVVLYLKKHKITNIHNTLTIIVDKKPTEVGVDPYNKLIDTSSQDNRRKL
- a CDS encoding ABC transporter ATP-binding protein, yielding MKLRIQNLTKTYKNGVKAIDNLSIEIGTGMFGLLGPNGAGKSSLMRTIATLQSPDSGSIHFGDINVLEDPMSLRKLLGYLPQSFGVYPKMSAEDLLDYFATLKGVSLKSDRVKLVKEVLEITNLYEVRKKHVAGYSGGMKQRFGIAQLLLNNPKLIIVDEPTAGLDPAERHRFLNVLREVGTNCTVIFSTHIVEDVKELCNEMAILNGGKILKHTTPQDAAKEIEGSIWTRSIDRDDLEAMEKQYNVLSSNYNQDNSLNIRVYAEQQPSEDFVLAKPQLDDVYFIALKQDEFVAVS
- a CDS encoding M42 family metallopeptidase; protein product: MSKKSILNKKSLNFLESYLNNAAPTGYEWEGQKIWMKYLEPYVDEFITDTYGTAVGVINPDAPYKVVIEGHADEISWYVNYISDNGLIYVIRNGGSDHQIAPSKVVNIHTKKGIVKGVFGWPAIHTRLKGKEEAPTPENIFIDCGCTTKEEVEKLGVHVGCVITYPDEFHILNGDKFVCRALDNRMGGFMIAEVARLLHENKKKLPFGLYVTNSVQEEIGLRGAEMITHRIQPNVAIVTDVTHDTTTPMIDKKKEGHIEMGKGPVIAFAPAVQQKLRDLITDTAESNKIPFQRSALSRATGTDTDAFAYSNGGVASALISLPLRYMHTTVEMVHREDVENVIKMIYESLLKIEEGETFSYFK
- a CDS encoding aminotransferase class V-fold PLP-dependent enzyme codes for the protein MKLQEQRSQFEIPSEVSYLNIASLSPSFKTVEKAGLDAVKEKSQPFLIPSLAYFDPVKELKQLFANLIQAPDLNRIAPIPSVSYGMATVANNIKLKKGDEILLIEEQFPSNYYVWEKLAQKFEAQITIIPKPKQNKDFGKLWNEAILNAISDKTALIALGNIHWVHGTIFDLKAIRKKTKAHKALLIVDGSQSVGALPFSVLEIDPDALICAGYKWLFGPYGCAYAYFGSYFDEGQPIEENWSNRLDSENLSGLTNYQSKYKPLANRYAVGEHASFIYVKMQIAALKQLIAWSPKSIQEYCASITLDAVKELQEAGFYIAESEQRAQHLFGVELPERLNQTALKERLAEENIYVSFRGNSLRISCHLFNTKEDLKKLSTCLIAALD
- a CDS encoding NUDIX hydrolase, producing MDELLDILTPEGQLTGKTCLKSEAHQKGYYHQTVHAWFYTTHRKVLLQKRASIKQVFPNLWDVSVAGHIGAGEPILSAAAREVKEEIGLTVPKTDFVQVGLRKDEIIHPNGILDNEFKHIFLCKLTKEVSELTMQIGEVDDLQLFDLAILKNTTKHGSFMVPNFKNYYDFIYDKITAAL
- a CDS encoding DUF6503 family protein, whose amino-acid sequence is MKKAIILVVVLMMVSCKEEAKKEVKTTNFPAEMEQVFTAHGGYDAWKAATLLSFHKGDEVHTIDLQSRKTRISAANYSLGFDGSEVWLSQKDSTAFKSNKDFYHNLYFYFYAMPFVLSDDGIHYEKTEDLVFEGNHYPGYKISYGANVGSSPDDNYMIYYNKDTHQMEWLAYTVTFNSKAPSEKFSIIRYNDWHKVGDLLLPKSITWYQQDANGVPTKPRGAATEFIEPKISNEEVQASFFEKPTALQ